One part of the Desulfonema ishimotonii genome encodes these proteins:
- a CDS encoding Eco57I restriction-modification methylase domain-containing protein: protein MSEYICNTDLFDGSYLKQVIADSNFPRERKLPKDGRQKLKTMLDIWNDVRPLLVEDLKTSAALDKPFAGLTPTLRPIKNVNEEVVKNSFISPILKAVLGYSTDEERTLSLDGLPEKERKKKNSDRPDLILFRDKKALNTAVKKAGKKSRKAGAVSFCRDADFVLDAKKFSKGVGADENRDKKSDSSAAEDIDQVERYIRGCGKTWGVLTNGRSWRLMRAGKKQEHLRFDLVLFLENLRNRDGVMVRGRVKEAAFTDADTETFALFWHFFGHPAVGGGYLDLLHSEGEANTRRVSDILRDNAYRAVQLIAQGFWKHPENRYSEEVSQSELDHLRELSLTFLYRLLFILKAEAQGLLPMRDKNGGDTPYAQFVSTKAIFNHLTRSRADTDLSETDTEFNNVKRLFELINAGGNYGVPAYNGGLFDSDIHAELDKLRLSDDVVYKILHRLIYLDESEPVPYADLDVRDFGDIYEGLLEQRLVLERQGDGQCVTLRNKKGQRKASGSYFTPDSLVDHIVRETVMPLLEVCKGDPRKILALKIADPAMGSGHFLVKVVDVMAWHLTISCAPVDKGVPDDNGPVEYAYWKRKVVENCIYGADVNPMAVELAKVALWLHTASLGKPLSFLDHHLKCGNSLVGADLKHVARPGLESRARKSGTVWLPVEKQEARLDGLQIGKKKKRNSQQLELPFPIDTDLFSGILESVSAILQRPSSTPADVKSKRRDYAMSVGKTLAAHRLLCDLWCAQWFLAEPDKEGLSVYESGNGLYSRVKKACGLTDEAARSAAVEKFANHAFVKKIEAARNAGYGPRPMRFFHWQLEFPEVAFSGDGELRENFGFDAVVGNPPWDKIKPAKRDFYGLFNEEVANRQGTSLNALIAEMEKESPKLADDWTAYENMTNCTTTFLSQCDAYKHQVAVVDGKKTGGDPDMFRYFTERAGQCVRKGGRVGLVVPCTLWQGQGCTGLRRLLSDQCTLHSIYTFENYRKWAFAIHSSFKFTAFVFSNATPPAGHEFPAAFMLRDTQVLEGRLRERVINLSADYVKAVSPSTLALIDNKSDGEARFIGKIHKNYPVLGADESGWNPTYRRQLDMGNDSWRFKTREWMKDRGFTRVMPGRNGDGAWTQKKDGPVTALLPDHLPDGGEYWVSAHADWYEERGYGEQTVRISGDEKTCFIHPDDAELENGKKFDPQKDFRRIFPGERYTALYEGRMVHIFDHAQKRYLRGEGRKAIWEDIPVAEKLLQPRVFVCKAEVGKENMPRIGFCDITGATNERSILATLLSSEVLAGHTVPCLIADSVESTLILMAILNSFCSDALVRFRISTHLTWNFLANLAVPAFDQIPEQTRTEICQLAARLNCTTPELAEVWNAVFPDHPWTYESAERDPGQRAEIRAKLDAIVADLYGLTVEEYARILTGFPLLDRDQPPLPGDCFLTEGKAGAKSLETEWGIFELKPRSFVTRDLALLTYMRHKKYAPPQKLDKWYRDKAGLDPEGPLSRFRIGDIKDLIERVAIAKKNGAVAYVPTA, encoded by the coding sequence ATGTCTGAGTACATCTGCAACACGGATCTTTTTGACGGATCATATCTGAAACAGGTCATTGCGGATTCAAATTTTCCACGGGAACGAAAACTGCCCAAAGACGGGCGGCAGAAACTGAAAACCATGCTGGACATCTGGAACGACGTCCGGCCCCTGCTGGTTGAGGATTTGAAGACTTCCGCCGCTCTTGACAAGCCCTTTGCCGGGCTGACGCCGACACTGAGGCCCATAAAGAACGTTAACGAAGAAGTGGTTAAAAATTCTTTTATCTCCCCGATCCTGAAAGCGGTTTTGGGATACAGCACTGATGAGGAACGAACGCTTTCCCTTGACGGCCTGCCGGAAAAGGAGCGGAAGAAGAAAAACAGTGACAGGCCGGACCTGATTCTGTTCCGGGACAAAAAAGCGCTGAACACAGCCGTGAAAAAAGCCGGTAAAAAATCCCGGAAAGCCGGTGCTGTCTCCTTTTGCCGGGATGCGGATTTTGTGCTGGATGCCAAAAAATTTTCCAAAGGCGTGGGCGCGGATGAGAACCGGGATAAAAAGAGTGATTCCAGCGCGGCGGAAGATATTGATCAGGTGGAGCGCTATATCCGGGGCTGCGGCAAAACCTGGGGGGTTCTGACCAACGGGCGCTCATGGCGACTGATGCGGGCCGGGAAAAAGCAGGAACACCTCCGGTTTGATCTGGTGCTGTTTCTGGAAAATCTGCGGAACCGGGACGGCGTCATGGTTCGCGGCAGGGTGAAAGAGGCCGCTTTCACGGATGCGGATACGGAGACCTTTGCCCTGTTCTGGCATTTCTTCGGCCATCCGGCAGTGGGCGGCGGCTATCTGGACCTGCTCCACAGCGAGGGCGAAGCCAATACCCGCCGGGTGAGCGACATTCTGCGGGACAACGCCTACCGGGCCGTGCAACTGATTGCCCAAGGGTTCTGGAAACACCCGGAAAACAGATATTCCGAAGAGGTCTCCCAGTCCGAACTGGACCATCTGCGGGAGCTTTCCCTGACCTTTCTCTACCGTCTGCTTTTCATCCTCAAGGCCGAGGCACAGGGCCTTCTGCCCATGCGGGATAAGAACGGCGGAGACACCCCTTATGCCCAATTTGTTTCCACAAAGGCCATTTTCAACCACCTGACCCGCAGCCGTGCCGACACAGATCTTTCGGAGACGGACACCGAATTCAACAACGTGAAGCGGCTGTTTGAGCTGATCAACGCCGGGGGAAACTACGGCGTTCCGGCCTACAACGGCGGGCTGTTCGATTCGGATATTCATGCGGAACTCGATAAACTGCGGCTCAGCGACGATGTGGTTTACAAAATCCTGCACCGGCTGATCTATCTGGATGAATCCGAACCGGTCCCCTATGCGGATCTGGATGTGCGCGACTTCGGCGACATCTACGAGGGGCTTCTGGAGCAGCGGCTGGTGCTGGAAAGGCAGGGGGATGGCCAATGCGTGACGCTCCGCAACAAGAAGGGGCAGCGCAAGGCCAGCGGCTCTTATTTCACGCCCGATTCCCTGGTGGACCACATTGTCCGGGAGACGGTCATGCCCCTGCTGGAGGTGTGCAAGGGCGATCCCCGCAAAATTCTCGCCCTGAAAATCGCGGACCCGGCCATGGGCAGCGGCCATTTTCTGGTGAAGGTGGTGGACGTTATGGCGTGGCATCTGACCATCAGTTGCGCGCCCGTGGACAAAGGGGTGCCGGATGACAACGGCCCGGTTGAATATGCCTACTGGAAGCGGAAGGTGGTGGAAAACTGCATTTACGGAGCGGATGTCAACCCCATGGCCGTGGAACTGGCAAAGGTGGCGCTCTGGCTCCACACGGCCAGTCTGGGCAAGCCCCTGTCGTTTCTGGACCATCACCTGAAATGCGGCAACAGTCTGGTGGGCGCGGATTTGAAACATGTGGCGCGTCCGGGACTGGAGAGCCGGGCCAGAAAATCCGGCACGGTGTGGCTGCCCGTGGAGAAACAGGAGGCCAGGCTGGACGGGCTTCAGATCGGGAAAAAAAAGAAGCGGAACAGCCAGCAGCTTGAACTGCCGTTTCCCATTGACACCGACCTTTTTTCCGGGATTCTGGAAAGCGTTTCCGCCATTTTGCAGCGCCCCAGCAGCACGCCTGCCGATGTGAAATCCAAGCGCCGGGATTATGCGATGTCGGTGGGCAAAACCCTTGCGGCCCACCGGCTGCTGTGCGATCTCTGGTGCGCCCAGTGGTTTCTGGCCGAACCGGATAAAGAGGGGCTTTCCGTGTATGAAAGCGGTAACGGCCTCTATTCCCGCGTGAAAAAAGCCTGCGGTCTGACCGACGAAGCGGCCCGGAGCGCGGCAGTGGAGAAGTTCGCAAATCACGCATTTGTGAAAAAAATCGAGGCGGCCCGGAATGCGGGATACGGTCCCCGGCCCATGCGCTTTTTCCACTGGCAGCTTGAGTTTCCCGAAGTGGCGTTTTCCGGGGACGGCGAGCTGAGGGAAAATTTCGGGTTTGACGCGGTGGTGGGCAATCCGCCCTGGGACAAGATCAAACCGGCCAAGCGGGATTTTTACGGGCTGTTCAACGAGGAGGTGGCAAACCGTCAGGGCACGTCTCTCAACGCGCTGATTGCCGAAATGGAAAAGGAGTCGCCGAAGCTGGCCGACGACTGGACCGCATATGAAAATATGACCAATTGCACAACCACGTTTCTGAGTCAGTGCGATGCCTACAAACATCAGGTGGCGGTTGTGGACGGCAAAAAGACCGGCGGCGACCCGGATATGTTCCGGTATTTCACGGAGCGGGCCGGACAGTGCGTCAGAAAGGGCGGGCGCGTGGGGCTGGTGGTTCCGTGTACGTTGTGGCAGGGGCAGGGATGTACCGGACTGCGCCGCCTTCTGTCTGACCAGTGTACCCTGCACAGCATTTATACGTTTGAGAATTACCGGAAATGGGCGTTTGCCATTCATTCCAGCTTCAAGTTCACGGCCTTTGTCTTTTCAAACGCGACCCCGCCGGCGGGCCATGAATTCCCGGCAGCCTTCATGCTGCGGGATACCCAGGTGCTTGAAGGTCGGCTTCGGGAGCGGGTGATAAACCTGTCCGCCGATTATGTGAAAGCGGTCAGCCCGTCAACACTGGCGCTCATTGACAACAAATCCGACGGCGAAGCCAGATTTATCGGGAAAATTCATAAAAATTATCCGGTGCTGGGGGCGGATGAAAGCGGGTGGAATCCGACTTATCGGCGTCAATTGGACATGGGAAACGATTCCTGGCGTTTCAAAACACGGGAATGGATGAAAGATCGGGGATTTACCCGCGTGATGCCGGGCCGCAACGGGGACGGCGCATGGACGCAGAAAAAGGACGGTCCCGTAACGGCGCTGTTGCCGGACCATCTGCCGGATGGCGGGGAATACTGGGTGTCGGCCCATGCGGACTGGTACGAAGAGCGGGGGTACGGTGAGCAGACGGTCCGAATCAGCGGAGATGAAAAAACATGTTTCATTCACCCGGATGATGCGGAACTGGAAAACGGGAAAAAATTTGATCCGCAAAAAGATTTCCGCCGGATTTTTCCGGGCGAACGGTACACGGCCCTGTATGAAGGCCGGATGGTTCATATTTTCGATCACGCACAAAAGCGGTATCTGCGGGGAGAAGGCCGGAAAGCCATCTGGGAGGATATTCCGGTTGCAGAAAAATTGCTTCAGCCGAGGGTGTTTGTCTGCAAAGCGGAAGTCGGAAAAGAAAACATGCCGAGAATCGGGTTTTGTGACATCACGGGCGCAACCAATGAACGGAGCATTCTGGCAACATTGCTGAGTTCAGAAGTGTTAGCCGGGCATACGGTTCCATGTCTTATCGCGGATTCAGTTGAAAGTACGTTGATTTTGATGGCCATCCTGAATTCATTTTGCAGTGACGCACTGGTTCGTTTCAGAATCAGTACCCATTTAACATGGAACTTCCTTGCCAACCTGGCCGTGCCCGCTTTTGATCAGATCCCCGAACAAACCCGCACGGAAATCTGCCAGCTTGCCGCCCGCCTCAACTGCACCACGCCGGAACTGGCCGAAGTGTGGAACGCCGTGTTCCCCGATCATCCCTGGACATACGAATCCGCCGAACGCGACCCCGGCCAGCGGGCGGAAATCCGCGCAAAACTCGACGCCATTGTCGCCGATCTCTACGGCCTGACGGTTGAGGAATACGCCCGCATACTGACCGGCTTTCCCCTTCTCGACCGGGATCAGCCGCCCCTGCCCGGCGACTGTTTCCTCACCGAAGGCAAGGCGGGCGCAAAATCCCTTGAAACAGAATGGGGCATCTTCGAATTAAAACCGCGCAGCTTCGTCACCCGCGACCTCGCCCTGCTCACCTACATGCGGCATAAAAAATACGCGCCGCCCCAGAAACTGGACAAATGGTATCGGGACAAAGCCGGACTCGACCCCGAAGGCCCGCTCTCGCGGTTCCGCATCGGCGACATAAAAGACCTGATCGAGCGCGTGGCAATCGCAAAGAAAAACGGCGCGGTGGCGTATGTTCCCACAGCCTGA
- a CDS encoding PEP-CTERM sorting domain-containing protein yields the protein MKKILMVVCAMALVFGMVGVAGATPVTFTDTTDFKKWGTDPSEDYVDHGWGKVNKLNSGFNWAEGLLGRDYVTWTHHFDFDPELDYVISANLTLSLRDDEKDKWWKPATWELGFGWTESGEWDLGAVDTGDYGYSVNADYLGDGEFTITLGSAGGDFFIDQSALEITYEPTPEPGTILLLGSGLMGLVAYGRRRKLSKK from the coding sequence TTGAAAAAAATCTTAATGGTGGTATGTGCAATGGCGTTGGTTTTTGGCATGGTCGGTGTTGCGGGAGCTACCCCGGTAACTTTCACAGACACAACGGATTTTAAGAAATGGGGTACAGATCCCTCTGAAGACTATGTTGATCACGGCTGGGGAAAGGTGAATAAGCTTAATTCAGGTTTTAACTGGGCTGAAGGGCTGCTTGGAAGAGATTATGTAACATGGACCCACCATTTTGATTTCGATCCTGAACTGGATTATGTGATCAGTGCAAATCTGACGCTTTCCCTGAGAGATGACGAAAAGGATAAGTGGTGGAAGCCGGCTACATGGGAACTCGGTTTCGGGTGGACAGAAAGCGGCGAATGGGATCTTGGCGCAGTGGATACCGGCGATTACGGATACAGCGTTAATGCGGATTATCTTGGTGATGGCGAATTCACGATTACGCTTGGTTCTGCTGGCGGTGATTTCTTTATTGACCAGTCGGCCCTGGAAATTACCTATGAACCCACTCCCGAACCCGGCACCATCCTACTGCTTGGTTCCGGCCTGATGGGGCTGGTCGCTTACGGTCGCAGAAGGAAACTGTCAAAGAAATAA
- a CDS encoding glycerol-3-phosphate dehydrogenase/oxidase, producing MNRNEMMKRLRRTEIWDLVIIGGGATGLGTAIDAASRGYQILLIEQSDFSKGTSSRSTKLVHGGVRYLQQGNISLVLEALKERGLMRRNAPHLVRNLRFVVPNYDWWEGPFYGIGLKVYDMLSGRQGFGRSKNLSREKTLEYIPTVEPDGLRGGVIYYDGQFDDARLAINMARTAVEQGGTVINYMRVTDLIKEDDVVRGVVAEDAETGESFEIRAKGVINATGVFSDSIRRMDDADVQDIITPSQGVHIVLDKSFLPGDTAIMVPHTDDGRVLFAIPWHDRVVVGTTDTPVEKAELDPRPLDEELTFLLEHTARYLSKDPEPEDVLSAFAGLRPLVSLGGDDENTAAISRDHTLSISRSGLVTITGGKWTTYRKMAEDTVDQAAMLALLEDKPCVTKDLNIHGFHRNADKFGPLADYGSDALGIQDIFGEKPEYGEPLHPSLPHRAGEVIWAVRHEMARTVEDFLARRTRALLLDARASVEMAPKVAQLMAEALGRDEAWQRTQVAAYEMLSRDYLMGG from the coding sequence GTGAATCGGAATGAGATGATGAAACGGCTGAGGCGGACCGAAATATGGGATCTGGTGATCATCGGCGGCGGTGCCACAGGGCTGGGAACGGCCATTGACGCCGCTTCGCGCGGATATCAGATCCTCCTGATCGAGCAGAGCGATTTTTCAAAAGGCACTTCCAGCCGGAGTACAAAGCTGGTCCACGGCGGGGTCCGCTATTTGCAGCAGGGCAATATCTCCCTGGTGCTGGAGGCCCTGAAGGAGCGGGGGCTGATGCGACGCAACGCGCCCCACCTGGTCCGCAACCTGCGCTTTGTCGTGCCCAACTACGACTGGTGGGAGGGGCCGTTTTACGGCATTGGCCTCAAGGTGTACGACATGCTCTCCGGTCGCCAGGGGTTCGGGCGATCCAAAAATCTGTCCAGGGAAAAAACCCTTGAATACATTCCCACGGTCGAGCCGGACGGACTTCGGGGCGGGGTAATCTACTACGACGGGCAGTTCGATGACGCCCGTCTGGCCATCAACATGGCCCGGACGGCTGTTGAGCAGGGGGGCACGGTCATCAACTACATGCGGGTAACGGATCTGATAAAGGAAGACGATGTGGTCAGAGGCGTTGTCGCTGAGGATGCCGAGACCGGAGAATCTTTCGAGATCCGGGCCAAGGGCGTGATCAACGCCACGGGTGTGTTTTCCGACAGCATCCGGCGGATGGATGACGCCGATGTTCAGGATATCATCACCCCGAGCCAGGGGGTTCATATTGTGCTGGACAAATCGTTTCTGCCGGGCGACACGGCCATTATGGTTCCCCACACCGATGACGGGCGCGTTCTCTTTGCCATTCCGTGGCATGACCGCGTCGTGGTCGGCACGACGGACACGCCCGTGGAAAAGGCCGAACTCGATCCCCGGCCCCTGGATGAGGAGCTGACATTTCTGCTGGAGCATACGGCCCGCTACCTGTCCAAAGACCCCGAACCCGAAGATGTGCTGAGCGCCTTTGCCGGACTCCGGCCCCTGGTCAGTCTGGGGGGAGACGACGAGAACACGGCGGCCATTTCCCGCGACCACACCCTGAGCATCTCCCGATCGGGGCTGGTCACCATCACCGGCGGGAAGTGGACCACCTACCGGAAAATGGCCGAGGATACGGTGGATCAGGCCGCCATGCTGGCACTGCTTGAGGATAAGCCGTGTGTGACCAAAGATCTGAATATCCACGGGTTTCACAGAAACGCCGATAAGTTCGGCCCGCTGGCGGACTATGGGTCGGATGCCCTGGGGATTCAGGATATTTTCGGAGAAAAGCCGGAATACGGAGAGCCGCTGCATCCGAGTCTGCCGCACCGGGCCGGAGAGGTGATCTGGGCCGTCCGCCATGAGATGGCCCGGACAGTTGAGGATTTTCTTGCCCGGCGCACCCGCGCCCTGCTTCTGGATGCCAGGGCCAGTGTGGAAATGGCCCCGAAGGTGGCCCAGCTCATGGCCGAAGCCCTGGGCCGGGATGAGGCGTGGCAGCGGACGCAGGTGGCGGCCTATGAGATGCTGAGTCGGGATTATCTGATGGGAGGGTGA
- a CDS encoding alcohol dehydrogenase catalytic domain-containing protein produces the protein MKALQLEKIGLLNVTERPVPEPGPGEVRMRITHCAVCRTDAKMWQMGHRDLRLPRVLGHEICGILPESGERFVVWPGKACGQCAPCRSGQENLCRKMEIIGFHKNGGFAEYATVPCSALIPVPDDLPGHIACLAEPVACALNGLKQAGVRTGDRVLIYGAGPVGLMLGMAARAWGAHPFIRDIRPERLARNREFSERAGIGCAAPEETGFDAAINAAPASATFSDGLTRLKPGGTFCIFSGLIDDAPVPVSALNEIHYRQLHITGAYGCTFAQMKAALEILSAHRETSGLLIEDTIGLNGVTGILPEIFKSRALRFIVTPSPQP, from the coding sequence ATGAAAGCACTTCAACTTGAAAAAATCGGCCTGCTGAATGTAACAGAGCGCCCCGTTCCCGAACCCGGCCCCGGCGAGGTGCGAATGCGGATCACCCACTGCGCGGTATGCCGGACCGACGCGAAAATGTGGCAGATGGGGCATCGGGATCTGCGGCTGCCCAGAGTATTGGGCCATGAGATCTGCGGCATCCTCCCGGAATCCGGGGAACGATTTGTGGTCTGGCCCGGCAAGGCCTGCGGTCAGTGTGCGCCATGCCGGAGCGGACAGGAAAACCTCTGCCGGAAAATGGAGATCATCGGGTTTCACAAAAACGGCGGTTTTGCCGAATATGCGACCGTTCCCTGCTCGGCCCTGATCCCGGTACCGGACGATCTGCCCGGCCACATCGCCTGTCTGGCAGAGCCGGTGGCCTGCGCCCTCAACGGCCTGAAACAGGCCGGGGTCCGCACGGGCGACCGGGTGCTGATTTACGGGGCCGGACCGGTGGGACTGATGCTGGGAATGGCGGCACGGGCGTGGGGCGCACACCCGTTTATCCGGGACATCCGCCCGGAGCGGCTCGCCCGGAACCGGGAATTTTCCGAACGTGCGGGTATTGGCTGCGCTGCCCCGGAAGAGACCGGTTTCGACGCGGCCATCAACGCCGCGCCTGCGTCAGCCACCTTTTCAGACGGCCTGACCCGCCTGAAACCGGGGGGCACTTTCTGCATCTTCAGCGGGCTGATCGACGATGCACCGGTCCCGGTCTCGGCCCTCAATGAAATCCACTACCGCCAGCTTCATATCACCGGGGCATATGGCTGCACCTTCGCCCAGATGAAAGCGGCCCTGGAAATCCTGTCCGCGCACCGGGAGACATCCGGTCTGCTGATCGAAGATACCATCGGCCTGAACGGCGTTACCGGTATTCTGCCGGAAATTTTTAAAAGCCGGGCGCTCCGATTTATCGTGACCCCGTCCCCTCAACCCTGA
- the trpD gene encoding anthranilate phosphoribosyltransferase, translating to MSSEQQLRAFGRQICAVAAGHYLTREAACEAYRQIILNEQPELQQGAFLMAHIARGPSVEELSGAWDALDRYDTAKITVSTDETVCDIVGTGSDPVKTVNCSTPASLIAAACGLKVAKKGARLVTGVSGASDVLEILGIDLNAPLSKAEECLEKHGICYLPGEAFLKSGWARLIRSMRFTSAFNIIGPLTCPCEQTRHIVIGAYSPEVCDQLIAVLREIGMTAALAPFGMVDGMDRTQGMDEFSLAGPTRVVELKNGEIETFEVTPEDFGLKTVPLSKIASSETAHDNARRVRETLAGQYDTPEADFFCMNAGAALCLSGLAETYAKGTEMAKAALAAGKALEKLEQLITIQGSQDTDCSVRL from the coding sequence ATGTCATCAGAACAGCAACTCAGAGCATTCGGGCGTCAGATCTGCGCTGTTGCCGCAGGCCATTATCTGACCCGTGAGGCGGCCTGCGAGGCCTACCGCCAGATCATCCTGAACGAACAGCCGGAGCTTCAGCAGGGGGCGTTTCTCATGGCCCACATCGCCAGAGGCCCGTCCGTTGAAGAACTTTCCGGGGCCTGGGACGCCCTGGACCGGTATGACACTGCCAAGATCACGGTGAGCACGGACGAGACCGTCTGCGACATCGTCGGCACCGGCTCGGACCCGGTCAAAACCGTTAACTGCTCCACCCCGGCATCCCTGATCGCGGCAGCCTGCGGCCTGAAGGTCGCCAAAAAGGGGGCACGGCTGGTCACGGGCGTTTCCGGCGCGTCGGATGTCCTTGAAATCCTCGGCATTGACCTGAACGCGCCGCTTTCAAAGGCGGAAGAATGCCTGGAAAAACACGGCATCTGCTACCTGCCGGGCGAGGCGTTTCTCAAATCCGGCTGGGCGCGGCTGATCCGCTCCATGCGCTTCACATCGGCCTTCAACATCATCGGCCCGCTCACCTGTCCCTGTGAGCAGACCCGCCACATCGTCATCGGCGCATATTCGCCAGAGGTCTGCGATCAGCTCATCGCCGTACTCAGGGAAATCGGCATGACCGCCGCCCTTGCGCCCTTCGGGATGGTGGACGGAATGGACAGAACCCAGGGCATGGACGAGTTCTCCCTCGCCGGTCCGACACGGGTGGTGGAACTGAAAAACGGTGAGATTGAGACCTTTGAGGTGACACCCGAAGACTTCGGGCTGAAAACCGTCCCCCTCTCAAAGATCGCCAGCAGTGAGACCGCCCACGACAATGCCCGCCGGGTCCGGGAGACACTTGCCGGGCAGTATGACACGCCCGAAGCGGACTTCTTCTGCATGAATGCGGGCGCGGCCCTGTGTCTGTCCGGCCTTGCGGAGACTTACGCCAAAGGAACCGAAATGGCAAAGGCGGCCCTTGCGGCCGGGAAGGCACTTGAAAAACTGGAACAGCTCATAACGATTCAGGGCAGTCAGGACACAGATTGTTCGGTACGATTGTAA